GATCAGCGGCATCAATTGAGAAGGCCCGTTTCTACGATTTGCATCTGGACCAGCTGAATGATCGCCAAAGAAGAGCGATCGAGCGGATGTTCCGCGAAGGTCCGTCCGGGTTCCAAGGAGGTATCAGCGCCGAAAAATACCTCTCGATCACCGGGACCTCTCGTGCCACGGCCACGCGCGACCTTCATGATCTGGTCGAGCGAGGCGCATTGCTTCGCGCGGGACAACGTCAACATACACGCTATTGGCTGAGCCCCCCGGACATGCCCAAACCGGCATAAGAGTCGGTCAGCACCGACCCTCCTCCGAGATCACCGCATTCAGGATCTCGGCCACGATGTCGAGAAATCTTTCCGGATCGTCGAGGGCATTGCTGGCCAAAAGCAGTGGCATGGCGCGAACAGTTATCATTTCACCGTCCTCGCCACGCCGAGGCGGCGCCTGAACATAGATGGCGAGCTGGGCCTTGCCGGATTTCGTCCGATAGGCCGGCTTGACGAAAAAGCCGGTTGGATACCTCCGATCGCTCACGGCTCCTGCCCCAACGCCGCCTTGGCTCTGAGCCCCAGTCGATCAAGCCGATCGAGAAACTGACGATGCCGTTCTGAAACCTGACGGGCACGGTCGAACTCGATCTTGCGGGTGACATCCATGCAGGCGAAATATTCCGAGCTTGCCGCAAAATAGCTCTCGAAGTCTTCAGCGATCAGACCGGCATATTGGGCCAGAGACGTATCATCCTCGGGAACAAACGGTTCTTCGGGAGGCAGGCAAGTGCCGGTGATGTGGACCCCCTGTCCGAACACCGGAGTCGCCCAGAGCGTTGATGCGAGCGCGCATGCCAGGGAAAACGCCCGTCTCATGCGGCGGCCCGCTTCCGCCGCAACAAGCCTTTCAACGCGACTGATAGATTGAACTCGCCCAGCCGGTCCCGCGCGGCAAAGCAGCGCAGCATGGCACCAGGTGCCCGGACCGGTGCGGTTGGATGGTCCCGGTTCGCCTCGATCAACAAAACGGCAAGGGACGCACGAAGCGATCCCAGTTGGTCCAGCGCTTCCTCCCAAGCCGATTCCGTGATGCCGAGATCTCGTAGAAGCATGATTGCCGTGCTGCGCAAGGCGCGTTCGGTGATCTCGCCCGTCGAAGAAATCGCCTCAAGGCAGAAGCGAAAATCAGATCCCGCCACCTCGTGGACAAATTCGGGCTTAAGCCAATTCAGATCATCTTCGTCTTTGCCTTCTTCAGCAATCTTGCTTGTCGAGGGCCTGTGCATGATCATCGGTGGCCTCGTCGTTTGACGTGTATCTATTCTTACAAGATTCTTTGGAGTTGTATTTCCTATTGCCGGAAGTCCGGCTTCCGCCATGGCGGAAGTTTCTGCGCAACACGCAAGGCAGGCGCGGGCCTCCGCAGCCACCGCGTCAATCTCAGCAAGATGGCGCGCCATCTCTTCAGAGCCGCAGAACCCGGCATAGCGACGCGGCCAAGAGGTGAGGCGGCGCAAGAGGTCAGGCAGCGCGGCGTGCTGCGGATCCCGCTCCAGCAACTGCTCGATCGCCTGCTTGGCGTCGCGCTTGGCCGCTGAGCATTCAAGTCGAAGCACCGAAATGCGATGCGCCTCCTCGCGATGCTCGGCATCCATGGCCAGAAGCAGCCCGAGGTTTTCCAGAAGTGGCCTAAAATTGATCCCGAGCCGTCTGCCATGGGAGAGTTGCCGGCCAGACCGCCGACCATTCGCCGCAGTATCAATCCGAATGATCCCAAGCGCTTCCAACCCCTTTTCATGCAAGCGCAATGTCCGGTCGCTGATGCCAAGATCGCGCGCCAGATCCTGCTGTGCGCGGAAACAGACCGGATCGCAGCCAGGATCGCACCAATCTGCCGGCGCGGTCTGGCGCATCATGCGCAAGAGCACCGCGCGGCGGGCAGCGCCAAGACCGAGATGCCGGGCCAGACGTTCGACAAGTTCGATGACATGGCTGAGTGTCATGCCTTCGGGCAGCACCGGGTGCGTCACTCGGGCGATCGGGGTCAACATATTCTGCTCCTCATCTTCGAGGCACAGGGCCACAGGCAAGTCGGATCCGTTCGCAAAAGCTGCGGCTTTGGGCTTGAATCCGTGGGAAAAGCAGGCGATTATGCCGTTGTGTGATGACGGCGATGCAGGAGCTCTACACCTGCGTTACCTTGCAAATCCCCTCGTGCGGTCCCCGCGCGGGGGTTTTTTGTTTTTGTGGGGTCTGCTTGTTTGCGTTCAGTAGCGGATCCATTCCTCCGAAGTATTGCCCTGATGGTCGCGCCAGCGCAGCAACATGCCGCGCCAGAGTCGGACCGAGCCGAGCTCGGCCAGAACGGCGTTTCTGGAAACCCCGCTGGCGGCATAGACCCAATCCGGTGCGTCGCGCATGCGTGTCGGGACCCAGTTGAAATTGCCTTGCGCGTCATAATGGCCGAGACGCGAGCGGTCAGTGACATAGGTCGTTCCGTCATGACGGCGCTGGCCGTAGATGATGTGATAAAGCTCGATGCCGTCGCGATAGCGCGCAACCTCGGGCGGGATGGCCTGCACTCCGCCCGCCACGGAACCAGAGAGCGGATTTCCCATTGGGCAGCGCCAAAGCTGCAGGGGCGGCTCAACCGGCCAGGGTGTGATCCGCCGGATCATCTCGGCCTTGGCGGCTCCGCATTCCGCCGAGGCCGGAAATCCACCGGCAAGACAAAGCAGGATGGCACAATCGATCGGATAGGCTTTGGCAGGCGGCGCGCTCAGCGAAAGCGCGGCAACACCCGCAGCCAAAACCGTTCTGCGACGGGTTTTCTTAATCTGTCCGGGAACTCTGTCCATATTTGCAATCAATGACTGATTTGCAAATATGTACAGAGACGATCGGGCGAGATCAACCCAAGGTGAGCGCCACCGGCGCGACAACCGGCAAATCAGCGCCCGGATCGAAGCTCATGCCTTCGGGAAGTTCCAGAACCGAGAGTTCGCCGGTATTCCAGGAATAGAGCCAGACTTGGCTCTCCGAACCGCCAAGTGGCTGCAAGGGCTCGGCAATGCGGCGCTGGTCTTGGTTGATGGTTGCCATGGCACAGTCCCCTTCACTCGTGTCAGGAACTTCTTGCGCCTGTTGGTCACAAAATAAAGCCCCAACCGCGAAACTGGCTAATTGGACTGGCTAATCAGCTAGCCCGAATTATGCATGAGGGGTTGGTGAGGCTGGCTTAACCATTTGAAGAACTGTAGTTTTGTGGTTCCTACACCCAAAGCCGCAGTTTTTCAGGATGCCGCGCCTCACCATGGATGTCTCTACACCCTCTCGTCTGTGTTTGTCACCCGTCAATGGCCAGCAGGTCCTGCTCGGATTTGACGGCGCCAACATGAGTTCGGACGCTGGGCTGATGCTGTTGCGGGAGATCGAGCGCCGTGAAGGTCTGGCAGGTTGGCTGGCCTCCTGCATGGACGACCCGCGTGATCCAGGCAGGGTGCAGCACAGCCTCGAGGAGATCATCCGCTTCCGGATCCTGATGATCGCGGCGGGCTATGAAGATGCCAATGATGCGACCGATCTGCGCCATGATCCGAGCTTCAAGCTCGCCCTGGAACGCGCCCCGGAAAGCGGCGCGGCGCTGTGCTCGCAGCCGACCATCTCGCGGATGGAGAACCTCCCCGACGCCCGCGCCCTGATCCGCATGGGGCGCGAGATGGTTCGGTTCTACTGCCAGTCATTCCCGCAGCCCCCCCGACAGATCGTGCTGGATATCGATGACACCTTTGACGCGGTCCATGGCCATCAGCAGCTGCGGCTGTTCAACTCCTATTACGATGAATACGGCTTCCAACCCATCGTGGTCTTCGATGGGGAGGGACGGCTGGTCGGAGCCCTGCTGCGCCCGGCCCGACGCCCCAAGGGCCGCGAGATCGCGAGCCATATCCGGCGGCTGATCCGGCAGATCCGCCGCTTCTGGCCCGAGACCGAGATCCTGCTGCGGGCCGACAGCCATTATTGCGCCCCGCAGGTTCTCGATCTCTGTGACCGGCTCGGCCTGCTCTATGTCTTCGGCTTGTCCAAGAATACGCGGCTGGCGACACATATCCTGCCGCTCGAGGCGTCCACAGCCGAGCGCTACGCCCGCACGCCAGGACAAAAGCTGCGGCGGTTCAAGACCTTCTCCTATGCGGCCGGGTCATGGTCCAAGCCGCGCCGCGTCATTGCCCGGGTCGAGGTCAGCTCGCGCGGGCGCGACACGCGCTATGTCGTGACCAATCTCGAAGGCGGGCGCGGCAAGCATCTCTATGAGAAGCTTTACTCCGCCCGGGGTCAGGCCGAGAACCACATCAAGGCATGGAAAACCCATCTCGCCGCGGACCGGACCTCATGCACGAAGGCAAATGCCAATCAGATGCGGCTGATGCTGCACGGTTGCGCCTATTGGATCTGGTGGAGGCTTCGCGCCGCCTGCCCGAAACGGTCCCCGTGGCGGCACGCGCAGTTCGACACGCTGCGCCTCCATCTGCTCAAGCTGGCCGCGACCATCATCGAAAAGAAGACCCGGATCATCATCACCCTTCCGGCCTGCTGTCCGCGCAGGAAACTTCTCACTTTGCTGTTCCGCGCCCTCGAGCCACCGCGTCCGGTCTGACGCGAAACGCCCCGCTCATCCAGAAACCTCAACCTGCACAACCTCACATGACGTCAGCGGCCCTAACAAAAAAGGCCGCCGCAGCCATTTGCGCGGGTCAAGCCAGAATGGGCGACCACATGCCTACACCGTGCGAAACGGCGGCTTCATGAATAATTGCGGCTAGATCAGGTCTTCCTCGACCGCGCGCACCACGGCGGCGGTGACATTGCGGCATCCAAGTTTCTTCTGTGCGCTGGAGAGCCGCAGTTTCAGGGCCGAGACGCTAATGCTCAAGCTTTTGGCCGCTTCAGCGTGAGAATGCCCCAACCGGATCTGGCGCAGACCCTCAATTTCCTTGTCGCTCAAGGTGACCATGTTCTGCGCATAGAGATGGGCGAGAAGATCAAGCTTGTTGGCGAGCAGGCTCAACTCGGCATCGCTATATTCGCAATCCGGACGGGCGACCGAGAGGCAGGAACGCCGCCGCCCGGTGACCGTCACAAAGGCCGCACCATAGCGTAGCCCGTATTTGCGGGCCGCTTCGAAGATGCCAAAATCATCGGGAATATTGGCCGCGATCTCGGACCATCTCGCGGCACTTTCCCTCGGCTGCCCGACGATCCAGAGCGCAATCGGATCACGGCTGACGAAGATGTCCTGTTCCCATCGGGAGACCCAGGCCTCGGGGAATCGATTGATGGTGGTCACCGGTCTGCCGAGCTTGAAACCGAGACCGAGAAAAAAGCCGGAAGGTGCAAGATCTTCGAGCCCGGAGAGTAGCGCATCATGATCCGGAATGATGGTCTCGAGCATCGTTGCACCTCGTCGTTTCTTGTTTTTCGACTGGCAAGATATAGCCAATTAGCCTGTCTAAAAAGACAGGTAGGTAGCCTCTTGCGCGCAATCGGCTATGTTCTGCCGAAACACGAATCTGAGCAGGAGACTTCATGAAAATGCGCGGCCCAACTGGCGCCCTGAGCGAAAACCCCCTCCGCGCCTCGGCCAAGCTCGATGCCGGCATGGTGCAAATGCTGTCCTTGATGCTTGATGATGGAAGTCAGCCGGTGACACTCGAATTGCGCGATTTCGGGATCTGGGCGGTGACCGAGGACGGTGTGCGCATGTTCATCGGCTCGATGGAGAAGCGACCGGAAGTGCCGGATATGCCGCGCCCGTCCTGAGAAAACGACCTCCCGTCGCTCGTTCCATCCGGGCGAGACGGCAGCATGACTTCGCAAAGGAAGTCATAAATTTACCCCCGAAACCAATCCGGGCCGGAGCTTGCTTCGGCCTTGGAAGACATCTGCCCAGCGTTTACAAAGCTCAGAGAGAAAAGCTCGGCGCGTGTTAAATTTGCATGTTGACCGAGATTTGCAAATTTGACACGCTGGCATTCGGAAGGTGCTGCGTGGCCATGCTATGGAGACGCGGGCCGGTGATTGATCTGAGAAAAGAGCCCCCGAATGTGGTCACGGTCGACGGACTCAAGGAACTTCTGGAGGAAGGCTGGTTGCTCTGCATCTATTGCCATGAGCTGCCGGAACTGCGCGGCCCGCATTACCATGGCATCTGGTATGTGCTGGCCATCGAGCCGAAAGAACGTTCGCGTTGGGCCGCCCTCATCACCCAGCGCACCAGGCGTGCCCGCCAATCCGCAGCCATTGGCAATGCACCGCAAGCCGATCTCGCCTTCCGAGAAATCCGTACCCTCAGCACCGTCTTCACCATGTGCAAGGATCTCGGCCATTCCATCCCGGCCGCGCCCATGGTTCCCGGCCAAGCGGTCATTATCGACAGCAAGGCCGAATAGACGCCCTGCCCTGCTTGCCGTTTTGCTGCCCATGGTTTTCTTGGGCAGCCCCCTCGCCGCCAAGGCCGATATCATCCGCTTCGGCGCGGCGGCTATGACCGCTGAGAGCGGCAGCGCCTCCTCGGTCTTGCGCTATGATGCCTCCGGAAAACGCCTTCTGCCTAAAGCCGTGCAGCGTGCAGATGTTTCAGCCGATGCCGACGAGGATCTGATCCGCGCCTTCTTGCGCGACACGACCGCTGCCTCTCATTCGCGTTCGGCCGGCATCATGCCCGGGATCGACCGGGTGGCTTCGCGCTACCAGCATCATCCGGCTCTGCGCGCGGCCGAGTTGTCACCGCAAGAATGGCATGCGCTGTTTCGGGCGATGATCTGGCAGGAATCGCGGTTCAACCCGAAGGCACGCAGCCCGAAAGGCGCGCTTGGCCTGACGCAATTGATGCCTGGCACCGCATCACAGCTCGGGGTCGATGCCTCGGATCCGATGCAAAATCTCGATGGCGGGGCGCGCTATCTGCTGACGCAGCTTCAGGCCTTCCGCAGCCCGATGCTGGCGCTCGCCGCCTATAATGCCGGTCCCAAGGCCGTGCAAAAATATGGCGGCGTGCCGCCTTTTCCCGAGACCCGTGATTACGTGATCCGGGTGCTCTCCGAACAAGACCTCCTCCTCCGCAAGACCCAGTAGAAGGATCCTTCCCATGCTCCCGAACCTTGCTCTCCGGCGCTTTCGCCGGGCGATCCCGCTTGCCCTGTCGCTGCCGCTTATCGGCCTTGCCTCGCAGGTGATGGCCCAGGCCAATCAGGGCATCGATTTCACCAAGGCCAATACCTTGGGCAACAGTTGGACGACCTGGATCATGGGCAATCCGGTGACCTGGTTCTTCTCCACCGCCTTCGTCATCGTCGGCATCATGGCAGCGCTCAATCGCGCGCCCTGGGCCTGGCTGCTCTACGTCGTCATCGGCGCCCTCATTGCCATGCCGGCTTCGACGCTGGTCAGCAATCTCAACAGCTTCCTCTGAGCCATGGAACGCACCCCGGTCATTCTCGGGCTGACGCGTCAGGCCAAGCTCTGGGGCCTACCGATGCCCTATATGCTGGCGGTGGCGTCGCTCACCGTGCTGCCCTTCATGTGGAGCTCGCAGCACCTGATCCTGTCGCTGACCTTTCTCGCCCTCGGGCCTGTCTGGTACGGGCTGGCCCGCATTGCCGCCGCCGCCAACCCGAATGGCGCCCGGGTGCTGCGCGTCATCTTGCAAAAGACCCCGCCGACGCTGAACCGCTCGCGCAGGAAAGGCCGACGCTATGGCTAGCCTTGCCACGATTGGACGCAATCCGGCGGCGCAGGCCCTCCTGCCGAAGGATCCCGGCCTCTTCACCCACCTGCCCTATCTCATCGAACTCGACGACGAAATCACCCGCACGCGTCAGAACGGGCTGATGATCTCGCTCGAGATTGCCGGGCTCGACGGCATGACCGCCGCACCGCAGGACATTCACGAGTTGCGTCGCGCCCTGGCCGGAATGATCGACGGCCTCGATGAGCGCTTCAGCTTCTATATCCATCGCCTGCATCGCCGCGCCGATCTCGGGCTCACCCCTATCCATGGCGAGAGTTTTGCGGGCGATCTCGATCGCGCCTGGCGCAAACATCTCGCGGCGCAAGACCTGCATGATTTCGTCGTCGTCCTGACCGTGGTCTCCTCGCTGCCCGCACCGCTGCGCGTGCCGCTCTTTGGCAAGGCAGCAGCGAAGCTTCTGGAAACCGATACCGAGGCACGGCTGCATGATCTGCGCGAATTGGTCGAGGTGCTGGAAACTGGCTTGCCGCATGTCACCACCCGGCGGTTGAAGATCAGCGATGGCAGCCTGATCGGTTTTTACACCGCGATCAGCACCGGGCTTCTCGCCCCGGCTTGGCGCGGTCAGATGAGCCTGATTGCCGAAGATGCCGTACCCTCGGCCGCGACCTTCTATCCGAACGAGATCCTGTTCGACGAAGGCATAGGCCCACCTCGCTATGCCGCAGTTCTCGCGGTGAAGCGCTATAGTCAGGAGACCTGGCCCGGCATGCTCGATGCGCTCGACGCGTCCTTGGGTACCGTGATCTGC
This genomic interval from Paracoccus sp. MBLB3053 contains the following:
- the repC gene encoding replication initiation protein RepC, giving the protein MLTPIARVTHPVLPEGMTLSHVIELVERLARHLGLGAARRAVLLRMMRQTAPADWCDPGCDPVCFRAQQDLARDLGISDRTLRLHEKGLEALGIIRIDTAANGRRSGRQLSHGRRLGINFRPLLENLGLLLAMDAEHREEAHRISVLRLECSAAKRDAKQAIEQLLERDPQHAALPDLLRRLTSWPRRYAGFCGSEEMARHLAEIDAVAAEARACLACCAETSAMAEAGLPAIGNTTPKNLVRIDTRQTTRPPMIMHRPSTSKIAEEGKDEDDLNWLKPEFVHEVAGSDFRFCLEAISSTGEITERALRSTAIMLLRDLGITESAWEEALDQLGSLRASLAVLLIEANRDHPTAPVRAPGAMLRCFAARDRLGEFNLSVALKGLLRRKRAAA
- a CDS encoding IS1380 family transposase; the encoded protein is MDVSTPSRLCLSPVNGQQVLLGFDGANMSSDAGLMLLREIERREGLAGWLASCMDDPRDPGRVQHSLEEIIRFRILMIAAGYEDANDATDLRHDPSFKLALERAPESGAALCSQPTISRMENLPDARALIRMGREMVRFYCQSFPQPPRQIVLDIDDTFDAVHGHQQLRLFNSYYDEYGFQPIVVFDGEGRLVGALLRPARRPKGREIASHIRRLIRQIRRFWPETEILLRADSHYCAPQVLDLCDRLGLLYVFGLSKNTRLATHILPLEASTAERYARTPGQKLRRFKTFSYAAGSWSKPRRVIARVEVSSRGRDTRYVVTNLEGGRGKHLYEKLYSARGQAENHIKAWKTHLAADRTSCTKANANQMRLMLHGCAYWIWWRLRAACPKRSPWRHAQFDTLRLHLLKLAATIIEKKTRIIITLPACCPRRKLLTLLFRALEPPRPV
- a CDS encoding helix-turn-helix transcriptional regulator; translated protein: MLETIIPDHDALLSGLEDLAPSGFFLGLGFKLGRPVTTINRFPEAWVSRWEQDIFVSRDPIALWIVGQPRESAARWSEIAANIPDDFGIFEAARKYGLRYGAAFVTVTGRRRSCLSVARPDCEYSDAELSLLANKLDLLAHLYAQNMVTLSDKEIEGLRQIRLGHSHAEAAKSLSISVSALKLRLSSAQKKLGCRNVTAAVVRAVEEDLI
- a CDS encoding lytic transglycosylase domain-containing protein; translated protein: MTAESGSASSVLRYDASGKRLLPKAVQRADVSADADEDLIRAFLRDTTAASHSRSAGIMPGIDRVASRYQHHPALRAAELSPQEWHALFRAMIWQESRFNPKARSPKGALGLTQLMPGTASQLGVDASDPMQNLDGGARYLLTQLQAFRSPMLALAAYNAGPKAVQKYGGVPPFPETRDYVIRVLSEQDLLLRKTQ
- a CDS encoding TrbC/VirB2 family protein, translated to MLPNLALRRFRRAIPLALSLPLIGLASQVMAQANQGIDFTKANTLGNSWTTWIMGNPVTWFFSTAFVIVGIMAALNRAPWAWLLYVVIGALIAMPASTLVSNLNSFL
- a CDS encoding VirB3 family type IV secretion system protein produces the protein MERTPVILGLTRQAKLWGLPMPYMLAVASLTVLPFMWSSQHLILSLTFLALGPVWYGLARIAAAANPNGARVLRVILQKTPPTLNRSRRKGRRYG